In Bdellovibrio bacteriovorus, a single window of DNA contains:
- a CDS encoding 3-deoxy-D-manno-octulosonic acid transferase — protein MSSLMFYFYKFVLVPLAYFLLQLFRPFLQGKLREMIEDKNHGFYKIKKTGAEKDIAEARPFWIHAASGEIEYARPVIRELKKQHPNTPILVTYSSPSAKKILESLHDVDVWAALPWDLDFVLTEFVEKWNPRVLLFSRTDVWPVLVSVAKKKNIPAALFSATFADNSSRLKGITRYLTRYTLNHLAEIHCVSAEDIQNLDDLGIDVPVVASGDTRFDQVFHRLENPKVLKSELIPSPEDFIFIAGSTWPEDEAILLPALEKLKNVYIRIIIAPHETTAAHLEALEKQMTALGLRYVRYSQADVWPAGSILIVDQVGILAELYTWGDIAFIGGSFKKQVHSVMEALAAGLPVMVGPHHRNNREALFYQKKNYSSGMIVQVVHSAEDVVVLLQRMKKQQSQIPHIKEEIRNEIGKNRNSTLRVLSAIEKFE, from the coding sequence ATGAGTTCTTTGATGTTTTATTTTTACAAGTTTGTTCTTGTTCCTTTGGCTTATTTTCTTTTGCAGCTATTCCGTCCCTTCTTGCAAGGTAAGCTGCGAGAGATGATCGAAGATAAAAATCATGGATTTTATAAAATAAAAAAAACCGGCGCAGAAAAAGACATCGCCGAGGCTCGCCCTTTCTGGATTCACGCAGCCAGCGGAGAAATTGAGTACGCGCGTCCCGTGATTCGTGAATTGAAAAAACAGCATCCAAACACTCCGATCCTGGTTACCTACTCTTCTCCTTCAGCAAAAAAGATTCTGGAGAGTCTGCATGACGTGGATGTGTGGGCGGCGCTGCCATGGGATCTGGATTTTGTTCTGACCGAATTTGTAGAGAAATGGAATCCACGCGTCTTGTTATTTTCTCGTACTGATGTGTGGCCGGTTTTGGTCTCGGTCGCAAAAAAGAAAAACATTCCGGCAGCCTTGTTTTCCGCGACGTTTGCGGATAATTCTTCACGCCTCAAAGGGATCACTCGCTATCTGACTCGCTATACTTTAAATCACTTGGCAGAGATCCATTGCGTTTCTGCCGAAGACATTCAAAATCTAGATGATTTAGGGATTGATGTGCCTGTGGTTGCCAGTGGTGATACTCGCTTTGACCAAGTCTTTCATCGATTGGAAAATCCAAAGGTTCTTAAAAGTGAATTGATTCCCAGCCCTGAAGATTTTATTTTTATCGCAGGCTCTACATGGCCGGAAGATGAAGCCATTTTACTGCCTGCTTTAGAGAAATTAAAAAACGTCTATATACGCATTATCATCGCACCTCATGAAACGACGGCGGCCCATTTGGAAGCGTTAGAAAAACAAATGACGGCTTTAGGACTTCGCTATGTTCGCTATTCTCAGGCGGATGTGTGGCCCGCAGGCTCCATTCTGATCGTCGATCAAGTTGGAATCTTGGCAGAGCTTTACACGTGGGGCGATATTGCCTTTATTGGCGGCTCCTTCAAAAAACAAGTTCACAGCGTGATGGAAGCCTTAGCTGCCGGCTTGCCTGTGATGGTGGGGCCTCATCACCGCAACAATCGCGAAGCCCTGTTTTATCAAAAGAAAAATTATTCATCAGGAATGATCGTGCAAGTGGTTCACTCCGCCGAAGACGTCGTCGTTCTACTTCAACGCATGAAGAAGCAGCAGTCGCAGATCCCCCACATCAAAGAAGAAATTCGCAACGAGATCGGTAAAAACCGCAACTCCACCCTGCGCGTCCTCTCCGCCATCGAAAAATTCGAATAG
- a CDS encoding enoyl ACP reductase FabMG family protein: protein MTQLFPLREKPALSAYKKGDVLVLFGELFSRGYANGLVEEAERRGMTIVRATVGRREKDGSLRALTAEETALIPQPFINVPLEAGFDMDAAANGVTPCDQLKDIKLSDWDKAELDWKAIDESQAHGVARFKKNTELFMKELEKHVPAGANVLFAHLMAGGVPRTKIIMPLLNRAFKGTGDRHIPTQALLDSQIGQFCLRNFNEVTAETFRHLIELSAPLRKKWESQGSHVSYTAYGYHGTEVMIGNQYQWQTYTCYFQGWAKMALEKHAENFFKQGVHCCVYNCPEILTNSSSVFQGVEVSLYPLLAAIQKDAGDKKHAEQVLSDCKKLLKDDVTFEQIKSFTDDYLKNPLTLEFTNYEKWPQHSRQDQMEYMLKSSDHLFSLHKDEKNLITAVLSEVVFKSCGYVMLHDSWQPKAPVAWIGHDLVARCM from the coding sequence ATGACGCAACTTTTCCCTCTTCGTGAAAAACCCGCTTTGAGTGCTTACAAAAAAGGCGATGTTCTTGTGCTTTTTGGCGAGCTCTTTTCCCGCGGTTACGCCAATGGTTTGGTCGAAGAAGCCGAACGTCGTGGAATGACCATCGTCCGTGCCACTGTAGGACGTCGAGAAAAAGACGGCTCTTTGCGCGCTTTGACAGCCGAAGAAACGGCCCTCATTCCTCAACCCTTCATCAATGTTCCTTTGGAAGCCGGTTTCGATATGGATGCGGCTGCAAATGGTGTGACTCCTTGTGATCAATTGAAAGATATCAAACTGAGTGATTGGGATAAGGCCGAGTTGGACTGGAAAGCCATCGACGAGTCTCAGGCTCATGGCGTGGCTCGCTTTAAGAAAAACACCGAACTTTTCATGAAAGAGTTAGAAAAGCATGTGCCTGCAGGTGCGAATGTTTTGTTTGCGCACTTGATGGCTGGTGGTGTTCCTCGCACAAAAATCATCATGCCTCTTTTAAACCGCGCGTTTAAAGGGACGGGCGACCGTCACATCCCGACACAAGCTTTGCTTGATTCTCAAATCGGTCAATTCTGCCTTAGAAACTTTAACGAAGTGACGGCAGAAACTTTCCGTCATTTGATCGAGCTTTCGGCACCTCTTCGTAAAAAATGGGAGTCTCAGGGTTCTCATGTTTCTTACACGGCGTATGGCTACCATGGCACAGAGGTCATGATCGGCAACCAATATCAGTGGCAAACTTACACGTGCTACTTCCAAGGCTGGGCAAAAATGGCTTTGGAAAAACATGCTGAAAATTTCTTCAAACAAGGTGTGCACTGCTGTGTTTACAACTGCCCAGAGATTTTGACGAACTCAAGCTCGGTCTTCCAAGGTGTTGAAGTATCACTTTATCCTTTGCTTGCAGCTATCCAAAAAGACGCTGGAGATAAAAAACACGCTGAACAAGTTTTGAGCGATTGCAAAAAACTTTTGAAAGACGATGTGACCTTTGAGCAAATCAAGTCGTTTACAGATGACTACTTGAAAAATCCGCTGACTTTAGAATTCACAAACTACGAAAAGTGGCCTCAACACTCTCGCCAAGACCAAATGGAGTACATGTTGAAGAGCTCAGACCATCTTTTCTCATTGCATAAAGATGAGAAAAATTTAATCACGGCGGTTTTGAGCGAAGTTGTCTTTAAATCCTGCGGCTATGTGATGCTTCATGATTCATGGCAACCAAAAGCGCCTGTAGCTTGGATTGGCCATGATCTTGTAGCACGCTGTATGTAA
- a CDS encoding substrate-binding periplasmic protein, translated as MSVVSRPETESFLVPSMPHRYVVPMWKVFFFSLLVSTTAWAQETWLVATLDWPPYTCSKCHRNGTAADALRRTMAAQGIIIEFVFYPWVQAQKNGGKKNFVGYFPSWKDEVLPGFTASQSLFYSPVIFLERKDKPLVWKELKDLKGKTFAVTRGYGNTAEFNALVKNGDLKTITVLSEDSTLRKLVQGSVDGVLMDLKVAEHYLKNDFAGYADKIAINPKIVENKSLHLAFNQYNKDKKQKLDGITLKVPASF; from the coding sequence ATGTCAGTAGTTTCTCGTCCTGAGACTGAGAGCTTCCTTGTTCCAAGCATGCCTCACAGGTATGTTGTTCCTATGTGGAAAGTGTTCTTCTTCTCTCTTCTAGTTAGTACGACAGCTTGGGCCCAAGAAACCTGGTTGGTTGCGACTCTAGATTGGCCTCCTTATACCTGTTCTAAGTGTCATCGCAATGGCACCGCAGCCGATGCATTACGAAGAACTATGGCAGCTCAAGGAATTATCATCGAATTTGTTTTCTATCCTTGGGTGCAGGCGCAGAAGAATGGCGGTAAAAAGAATTTTGTGGGTTATTTTCCGTCGTGGAAAGATGAAGTGTTGCCAGGCTTCACGGCCTCGCAAAGTCTTTTCTATTCGCCGGTTATTTTTCTTGAGCGCAAAGACAAGCCTCTTGTTTGGAAAGAACTGAAAGACCTTAAAGGCAAGACCTTCGCCGTTACACGTGGCTATGGCAATACGGCCGAATTCAATGCGCTTGTAAAAAATGGCGATCTGAAAACCATCACAGTTCTGAGTGAAGATTCTACGTTAAGAAAACTTGTCCAAGGCAGTGTGGATGGTGTCCTGATGGATTTAAAAGTCGCCGAACACTATTTAAAAAACGACTTTGCAGGGTACGCTGATAAGATCGCGATCAATCCAAAGATCGTCGAAAACAAAAGCCTGCACTTGGCCTTCAATCAGTACAATAAAGACAAAAAACAAAAACTCGACGGAATCACCTTAAAGGTGCCTGCTTCTTTTTAA
- a CDS encoding helical backbone metal receptor has product MRVVSMVPSWTETLLRAGVNVVGRTRFCIHPPKMITNIPIVGGTKEVSWDLVMDLKPDLVLLDQEENPLEMAEECPVPYLATHVSSLSSLQSELSRLGEHFENAALMEWSVKCLDIVEAPARQWDFQKIPDFLEWVKPPSRSYDKVMYMIWKKPWMGVTRETYIGSVLEKLGATLVEFPEGEKYPVIDEEEMKDAFFLFSSEPFPFHKKIAELKELGIEGAVVNGESYSWFGIRSLEFLEKHFTTL; this is encoded by the coding sequence ATGCGAGTGGTGAGCATGGTTCCGTCATGGACGGAGACATTATTAAGAGCAGGCGTCAACGTCGTTGGACGCACGCGTTTTTGTATTCATCCACCAAAGATGATCACGAATATTCCCATTGTCGGTGGCACCAAAGAAGTGTCCTGGGATTTGGTGATGGATTTAAAGCCCGATCTTGTTCTTTTAGATCAAGAGGAAAATCCTTTGGAGATGGCCGAAGAGTGCCCGGTTCCTTATTTAGCGACTCATGTTTCCTCTCTTTCAAGTTTGCAAAGTGAACTTTCAAGACTCGGTGAGCATTTTGAAAATGCCGCCTTAATGGAGTGGTCGGTAAAGTGCTTGGACATTGTCGAAGCTCCCGCCCGCCAATGGGACTTCCAAAAGATTCCTGATTTTTTAGAGTGGGTAAAACCACCATCGCGTTCTTATGACAAGGTCATGTACATGATCTGGAAAAAGCCCTGGATGGGCGTGACTCGTGAAACCTATATTGGTTCAGTCTTGGAAAAACTGGGAGCAACGTTGGTTGAGTTCCCTGAAGGGGAAAAATATCCCGTCATTGATGAAGAAGAGATGAAAGATGCGTTTTTTCTATTTTCCTCTGAGCCTTTTCCATTTCATAAAAAAATAGCCGAACTCAAAGAGCTCGGCATTGAAGGGGCTGTGGTGAACGGGGAGTCTTACTCGTGGTTCGGCATCCGCAGCCTCGAATTTTTAGAAAAGCACTTCACAACACTTTAG
- a CDS encoding glycosyltransferase family 9 protein, with protein MLIRDPKSAKFLIIRFSSFGDVVQTLSVPAAIKKTYPEAQVHWVTRKDMASLLFNHPAIDRIWEFDRKAGLKGLIHLCAQMRQEGFTHIYDAHNNTRSRVISFLLRPLGFVGLGPAFIRRSIRRWKRFLLFRLRINTFEMPFSGQRDLLEPLLPWGISKYAPPAPQIFPSEESHRKAHDVLGDYAGSVALAPSSAHFLKRWPKEYWKELILLCPGQKFVLLGGPEDSFIEDIHDVAPERTLNLAGKCSLQVSSAVVAQSAALISADTGLLHVAEQLGKKAIAMMGPAPFGFPSRPSTRIMEIQLPCRPCSKHGQGPCVNKEKFHQCMVDITPQQIAAELKILLGRSV; from the coding sequence ATGTTAATACGGGATCCTAAAAGTGCTAAATTTTTAATCATTCGCTTTTCAAGCTTTGGCGACGTCGTCCAGACTTTGAGTGTTCCCGCGGCCATTAAAAAGACCTATCCCGAGGCGCAAGTTCACTGGGTCACCCGTAAAGACATGGCCTCTTTATTATTCAATCATCCCGCGATTGATCGCATCTGGGAGTTTGATCGTAAAGCGGGCTTAAAAGGCTTGATTCACCTATGCGCGCAAATGCGCCAAGAAGGTTTCACGCACATTTATGATGCTCACAACAACACGCGTTCTCGTGTGATCAGTTTTCTGCTTCGCCCCTTAGGTTTTGTGGGGTTGGGACCAGCCTTTATCCGTCGCTCGATTCGTCGTTGGAAACGTTTCTTACTATTCCGTCTTCGCATCAATACTTTTGAAATGCCCTTTTCTGGTCAAAGAGATTTATTAGAACCTCTCTTGCCTTGGGGCATTTCCAAATATGCGCCACCCGCACCCCAGATTTTCCCTAGCGAGGAAAGTCATCGCAAGGCTCATGACGTCTTGGGTGATTATGCCGGGTCTGTAGCCTTGGCGCCTTCGTCCGCCCATTTTTTAAAGCGCTGGCCAAAGGAGTACTGGAAAGAATTAATTCTTCTTTGTCCGGGTCAGAAATTTGTTTTGTTGGGCGGCCCTGAAGACTCTTTTATTGAAGACATTCATGATGTGGCTCCAGAAAGAACTTTGAATCTTGCAGGAAAATGCTCTTTGCAAGTGAGTTCCGCCGTGGTCGCTCAGTCCGCAGCTTTGATCAGTGCTGACACAGGTCTTCTTCACGTCGCTGAACAGTTAGGCAAAAAAGCCATTGCGATGATGGGACCTGCCCCTTTCGGCTTTCCGTCCCGTCCTTCGACACGCATCATGGAAATTCAACTTCCTTGTCGTCCTTGCAGCAAACACGGCCAGGGTCCGTGCGTGAATAAAGAAAAGTTTCATCAATGCATGGTGGATATCACCCCTCAGCAAATTGCTGCTGAACTCAAAATTCTGTTAGGTCGTTCAGTATGA